The nucleotide window CTCCGGGATCGGGAATCCGAAGAGGGCGAGATTCATGTCGAAAGCCATCGCCAGATCTCCCGCGCGTGCTATCACGCGTCTGTGGGGCTCCCTGAAATTCTGGTCGTAAGAATTGTACAGGCCTATGGTCAGCCTTCCGCGGGACATCGCGCATCCCTCTTGCGGCCGACGATGGCATAAGCGTCCCCATCCAGGAACACCTCATAATCGGGATTCTCCTCCTGGATGCGCCTGATCTCTTCCATCAGCTGCGACATCCTCAGCTCGCATGTGCGGATGTCGATGAAAATCCTGTCAGGCTCCAATGAGACCACCATCGCTAATCGGAGAGAAATCATGGTGCCGTGAGCCGGGCTCGAACCAGCGACTTCAAGATCTTCAGTCTTGCACTCTCCCAACTGAGTTACCACGGCGTAATTGGTCTGAATGGATAACTTGTCTATAAAGTTGTTGGCCATCCAAACGGTTTGCGATGCGGGATTATCGATCTGGGTGTCCGCAACCCCTCTTCCTCAGCATCCCAGCCGGATAGTCTCGAACTCCACATCGGTGCCGAAGTCCTTCAGATGCAGGATCTTGGATTCGATCAGAGGGAGCGAATCGCTGTCGCACACCAGCATGGAGTCCCTGCCCATCAGGCATTCTCCCATGCACGACTCGAACCCGTTGAAAACGTAATCCGCCGGCAGCGAAGCCCCGTACATCATCCTGCGGGATGACGTCCCGAACACTCCCACCTTGGAATCGCCTCTTCCGGCCAGAATCTTCCCGAGAGCCGCGGCGTCCGAATCCGCGTCTGTCGGGACCACCGTCATCCTGCCTTTCGGCCCGGATGCCATCTTGGATACCAATTGAGACTCCGTCCTGGGATATGGTGCGGGATCTTCCCCGCGCAATGCGGCGAGATTGCCGTTGATGATGAACATCGAGGGCTGCATGACGCCGGTTGAATGGACCGCTAAGGGATCGCAATAGAAATCTTCGGAACTCCCGGAGAATATGAGCTCTCCTTTCCTGAGCACATGGATCTCGTCCGCCCACGCGTATGCCAGATCGACGTCGTGGGTGGATATCACTATGGTCGTACCCTTGTGGTGCAGCTGCTCCGCGAGCTCCATAAGCTCCAAAGCCATCTGCGGGTCGAGGCCGGCGGTAGGCTCGTCCATTATCAGGACCTCCGGCCTCATAGCCAGGGCCCCGGCCAAAGCCAGCCTCTTCCTCTG belongs to Candidatus Methanomethylophilaceae archaeon and includes:
- a CDS encoding ABC transporter ATP-binding protein, whose translation is MSVIETESITYYYEGSKTPSMKGVSISIKKGVKTVILGANGAGKSTLFYHFNGVVKPKEGVVRVMGEPVSYRKKGLKALRSKVAVVLQNPDDQVFGQTVEADIAYGPRNMKLPEEEVKQRVEEALFQTGLGDLRSKNTLQLSYGQRKRLALAGALAMRPEVLIMDEPTAGLDPQMALELMELAEQLHHKGTTIVISTHDVDLAYAWADEIHVLRKGELIFSGSSEDFYCDPLAVHSTGVMQPSMFIINGNLAALRGEDPAPYPRTESQLVSKMASGPKGRMTVVPTDADSDAAALGKILAGRGDSKVGVFGTSSRRMMYGASLPADYVFNGFESCMGECLMGRDSMLVCDSDSLPLIESKILHLKDFGTDVEFETIRLGC